The genomic window GCCACTCGTCAAATGTCTTTGCCGCTTTATCAAGAACAGGTGCATCCGCTTCTTTTGATAAATACTGAACCATCCATTCCAATTCTGCAATAGATGCCATCTATTCATTCCTCCTAACATTAAAAGCCTTATATAAAGTTGACGCACTTAAGCTAAGGGGGGGCCCTTTTACTTAAATGCGTCGTTTAGTTTACGCTTCTTCTAAAGCATTGAAAGCTGCTTCATCAACGTTCGTTAATTTAACTAGCCAATTCTCGTCTGCTTTAGCAGAGTTTAATAATTGAGGGTTATCTTCTGCTTTTGTATTGCGCTCTACAACAGTACCAGCAATGGGTGATGCGATTTCTAAGACCGTTTTCGATGCTTCTAAGTTTAAAATCGCATCATCAACAGCTAAGTCAGCATCTTGGTTAAATTCAACAAATCCAACCGTTCCAACATCATCTTGTAATTCAGCCGACATGCTAAGTGTATAAGTGTCGCCCTCTTTAGTAATTAATAAGAAATTCCCGATTTTTTCCATAATAATCTCCTTTATATTCAACGCTTTATGTCTACTAAATTCTGTATTCTTTTATAATTACTACTGTATCATATCCTAGAAGGATCTGAAAGGGTTTTACTCACGAAAAACAATTATACTATCAACGAATGTTCGTTTATTCAGCAATGAATACAGCTTATAAATTCTGTTATATTTTTATTGGTACAGAAAGAGCATTTCCATAAAAGACTCACTCTTTCGTAGGAAATGCTCACATTAACTTAATCTTTAAATATCACGCCATTATCTTTCAACTGTTGAATCGATTTTGGACCGACATTCTTTATGGCTAATAGTTCTTTTTCTGTGTAAACAGCGAAGTCTTCAATGGATACAAGACCCATCGCTTGAAGGGCTACAGCGGCGTTATGTACAACTCCATCTAGAACGGGTATTTCAAGGTATGGTTTACGGTCATATACGTCTTCTTGATTTCGGTAGTGTTGTGATGCCCCTTTGAATGAGATAACTTTCTCATTCACATTGACACGCTCATGTGGCTCAGCTGTTTCAAATTCATTTAACATCCATTCGTATAGATACTCAGAACTCACAATTACCGGCAAAATGTCATTGAGCGCCAAAGCAATCGATTCAAAAGAGTCCACTTGATATTGATCAACATCTGCATAACTTAAGATTAAATCTACTGGCCAAGTATCATCATCAAATAACATATATAACTCTTTATTTGACTCCTCTAAATCTAGAAATAAGTCTTTTGCGTAAGTTATATTATCCGTTAAAATTGATAAGATAAGCATCGGAATAATCATACGGTCATCGGTACTTGCTGGATAAGGTACATCAGAGAACAGTTCATAGGCACTTTCCCAATCATACGTCCGGCAATAAATCGCCATTAAATAATACCTTGCGCCTAAACTATCCATCTCATCAATCTCATAGAGAATCTCAAAGTGCTCAAGTGCTTCTAGTAATAAGCCCTGTTTAAATAAAATCACGGAGAACATATATTTTAAACTTAAGTAGGGACGCTCTTCATAATCAAGCCAGCCGACTTGGTCTGTTTCTTCCCAAGTTTCAAAGGCTTTCTCTTCTAATTCTCGAATTTGTTCAATTTGTTCTGTAAATGACCCTTCAACTAGTTCTAGATGTGCATTCCAATTCTCTGGCCAAATTTCAATAGCTTCTTGTAATAAGGCCTTACGTTGGTCCTCATCTGTTACTCTCATTGAGAGCTCTAATAATTCAGTCGATTCAAGTTCTGGTGTCATTTCCATCTCATCTTCGTCATCCAGCCCTTCTTGATGATAGAATGACATAAATGCTTCAATTGCTTCTTCTATATTCTCGAATTCATTTCCATGTTCATCAATGAATTGCTGTAACGCGCGAAAAATGTTATTATCGTTACCAAAAGACATAACTCTCACCTCATTTTCAGATATTAGTTATAGTATACCGTTAATCACACTGTTTTAACACTATATTTTAAAGCGTAAAGGGAATGAAATATGAAAAATATTCAAAAAATTATTCAACATTATGATGCTCAAGCATTAGGTGTTCAACGAGGCTATGCTGTCTTGCTACCTCTTATAAAAAGAGAGGGCGAATGGCATGTTTTATACGAAGTCCGTAGCCAACATATCTCACAACCAGGTGATACATCTTTTCCTGGGGGGCGTATAGAACCAGGTGAATCGCCTAAAGAGGCGGCTATTCGCGAGACAATGGAAGAGTTAAATATAAAGCAGGAAAATATTAAAGTCTATGGAGAAATAGATTATATTATTGCTGCTAATCGTATTATTTATTGTTATGTCGGAGAGGTTACCGGCATTGATTTTGAAGACATCTATCCAAATATTGAAGTCGAAAGATTGTTTACTATACCTCTGAACCACTTGTTGGAAAATGGCCCAACTTTATACCAATTAAAGTTTGAACACAAAGATGATGAAAGTAAGTCATTTCCATTTCATCTGATTAATAAAGGAACAAACTATCCATTTAATGAAATCAGACAGAAGATTCCTTTTTATCATATCCCAGATGAAGTATTGTGGGGATTCACAGCAAATTTAACCGACCGATTTATTCAAATTATCAAAGACGATAAATAAAAAGACGTTTAGTCTTCTTTTAAAGAAGAAACTAAACGTCTTTTTTCGATTAAATTTGATATTCTCCGATTCGGTTCCAATTTTTATCATGGAGGATAATACGTGCTGGAACACCAACTGCTGTCGCATAAGGAGGGACGTCTTTTAAGACGACAGCTCCAGCACCAACTTTAGCGTGATGACCTACAGTAATATTACCTAGTAATGTTGCATTCGCTCCAATTTCAACATCATGTTGAATCGTTGGATGTCGCTTTTTGCCTTTTTCATTACCCGCGCCGCCTAATGTTACACCATGATATAATTTTGCCCTGTCTCCAAGAACTGCCGTTTCACCAATAACTACACCCATCCCGTGGTCGATAAAGATATTATTCCCTAATTTTGCCCCAGGATGAATTTCGATACCCGTTGCTGTACGTGACTCTTCAGATAATTTACGCGCTTCATACATTTCACCTTCTAAGTAAAGTTCATGAGCTTTTAAATGATTCGCAACAGCTTTAAAGCCGGGATATAAATCGGTTACTTCTTCGACACTTGTTGCAGCAGGGTCATTCTCATAGATATACTGCGCCAGTTCAAGTGCTTCTTTGCTATAATTATTCTGCTTGTCCATCGCCAAAGAACCCTGAAGATAAGTAACGTTCTCCACTATCTGGTAATACAACGACTACTTTCTTACCTTTCCCTAATTCTTTTGCTAAACGTAATGCTACAGCATAGTTAGCTCCAGAAGAAAATCCTGCTAAAATCCCTTGTGACTTAGCTAATTCAACAGCTGTATCAATGGCTTCATCATTGGTTACTGTTTCGATTTTGTCGATAACGGATTGATCTAGAATATCTGGAATAAAGTTTGCTCCTAGCCCTTGAATCTTGTGCGAACCTGCTTCACCTTTTGTTAATATAGGCGAACCTGCTGGCTCCACTGACCAAATCACTGTATCTGGATTGTTCTCTTTTAGAACACGTCCTACACCCGTAATCGTTCCACCTGTACCAATTCCTGCTACGAAACCATCTACGTCAGGCACGTCTTCCAATACTTCTCGTGCTGTCGTTTCTTGATGTGATTTCACGTTCGCTTCGTTAATGAATTGACCAAAGACTGGTGCATTTTTCTCTTTAGCAATCTCATCCGCTTTCTCTCCCGCTAAGCTCATTCCTCCCGAAGCTGGTGTCAAGACTAACTCTGCTCCATAAGCTTGCATTAACTTCCGACGCTCAACACTCATTGAATCTGGCATAACGATAATCACTTTAATTCCTAAAGCTGCTCCAACCATCGCAAGACCCACACCTGTGTTTCCACTTGTTGATTCCACAATCGTTCCGCCTGGTTTTAATTCACCTTTATCTAATAAATCTTGAATAATATACTTTACTGGACGGTCTTTTACCGAACCACTTGGATTATTTTTTTCTAATTTCACATAAACATCTGCATATGAGTCGTCCAATCCATTAATCTTCACTGTTGGTGTATACCCAATTGCATCAACCACATTTTCAAATAACATATATAAAGCCTCCTATAATAATAGTTAATTTTTCACTCAAATATCTATCAGAATGGTATCGCTTTTGTATGATAAAGTCAACATTTCGGCTCATGAAATTCTAATGAAATGGGCTACAATAAAGCGAAAGCTAGTATTGAGTTATTTGTAATACAGTTTTGAAAATACAAAAATACCCATCAAGAACTAAACTTCTCTGATGGGTAGTACAGCTTCAATACTCATTTGTCTCTGTCGCAGTTTGGAAATTAATCGCAAAAACTTGTGATGCAAATGTTAAGCTATCTGGGTTAGACGCATAAATCGGTCGTCAGGTGTTTCTGCTATTAAACTAGGTAGCCAAGTTTGCTTAGATATTTTATATAGAATACTTAGTTAATCCATGTTGGATACAATATAAATATAACTGACCATTTGCCATATATGGCATACGCACTGTCGGATCTTGTTCGGGATAAAGACGGTTCAAGAAATACTTATCCCCTTTAACATAAGCTGCAAAAAGAATGTGATGATTTCTTGTCATTTCATGATCAATGGTTATAAAATAATCAATATCAACCACTTCAGTCTTTATATTTGGAGCATGTTCATCTTCTACCACTTCAAGTTGAGTCAACTTTCTTCCACAGCAAAAGATTGATGCACTCCCTGTACTGACTAGAACATTGTGACATGTCGGACAGACGTAAAAGCGGATTTTATTTATATTCCCACCATCAGGTTCGTTTAGAGTCATTTCACCCTCCATTAAATCAACGACATCTGCTCCTAAAATGGTGGATAAATCTGCCCAGAGTGAAATATTGGGCGCTCCTAAACCACACTCCCACTTTGATATTGTCTTATTACTAATACTTAACGCATTCGCAATGTCTTGTTGAGTCAATCCTCTTTCCTGTCGTAATTGAGCAATCAAATTACCTATCTTAATATTATCCATGGTTCGCTTCCTTACCCCTTCTTCTATTCTTTATTTAATCTGCTTGCATAATGATCAGCTTCCAAGCATTCCATTAAAATGGCTTCCAATTTTTCTGTATAATCTACCGTCGAATCTTCATATTCTAATTCTTTAATGACTGAGAACTCAAAGTCTGCTTCACTATGTTCATTCCATAACACTTGTATTCTATGATTAGGGTGCCAGTTTGCCTTTAGCTTAAAGCGGTGACTATTTAAATCTGCTTGTATACTTTTAGATATGTCTAAAAAACGTTCTTTAGTTGAATTATTTTTAATGGAGATGATACCCATCTCTGGTTTTCTATTTTTATACTCATTTATTAATTGTTTTCTACTCTTTTTATCCATATACCCACCTCTAGACTATTTTAATCCTTACTGACTCTATTAACAATCCACGTACCGTAGACTAATTGTGACTCACTTTTTAGATAAACACGGTTGATAGGTTATCAACTCACCTTTACGCACCAAATGAAAAGTAGTTTGTCCAGCGTGCTTAATGTTTTACAAATAGACACGATAGTGAATTTAATACAATACCATCCTTAAATTTTTTAAGTTATTTATCTAACAAACAAAAAAAGAGGTCTACTGCTATGAACAGTAAACCTCTTGAATGTTGTATTAACAACGTTTCTATGCTATTAGTCTTCTTGTTTTGCGTTCTTGTCTGCGAAACCGAATTTTTTGATTGCCTAAATTCTGTTATATTCTGTAGATTTACAATTGCTTATATAACGGTTTTTAGAAGCGATTTAGTTTCTCGTGAGTGCCTACAATTATATAAAAGTTAGCCAGACGGTTAGCCAAATAAATCACCGTACACACCAGATGTTTTTAGTAATTACAAGATAAGGTATCAGAAAACCAACCAGTTGTGGCAACACACCAAAAGTTGGCAAGGGTCAAGTTGAGATTGATGGAACAGTGTATGATGTCGAGTTGAAAGAGAATAAATAGTATGGTATAATAAGGACAAGAAAAATGATTATCTATTCTTGCCCACGAAATAACCCCACTGCCTATAATGGTGGTGGGGTTGATTTAGAATATGAAGGATGTACTTAGTTTTTTGGAGTAATAAGAGTATTAAATTTTTGTAACAATAATCAAAATGGTTTACATTTTAGAATGTAATGATAAAATTACAGTAATTAATGTCAGAAGGATGAATTACGTTGGAAAAAAATATTGACCTACTAAAACATGCAGTTATATTTGCGCACATCGCAAATTATATAATTTTGTTTGTTGCAGCTTTTAATGCTCCAAACATGATGTCTTTTTTTCCAGAATCATTTATGTTTTTCACGTCTAATTGCATCACATCATATTCTCTGACACCTAAAACAAAAGAAGGTAAAAAATCAAGGTACATA from Aerococcaceae bacterium DSM 111021 includes these protein-coding regions:
- a CDS encoding glycine cleavage system protein H, whose product is MEKIGNFLLITKEGDTYTLSMSAELQDDVGTVGFVEFNQDADLAVDDAILNLEASKTVLEIASPIAGTVVERNTKAEDNPQLLNSAKADENWLVKLTNVDEAAFNALEEA
- a CDS encoding CoA pyrophosphatase produces the protein MKNIQKIIQHYDAQALGVQRGYAVLLPLIKREGEWHVLYEVRSQHISQPGDTSFPGGRIEPGESPKEAAIRETMEELNIKQENIKVYGEIDYIIAANRIIYCYVGEVTGIDFEDIYPNIEVERLFTIPLNHLLENGPTLYQLKFEHKDDESKSFPFHLINKGTNYPFNEIRQKIPFYHIPDEVLWGFTANLTDRFIQIIKDDK
- a CDS encoding serine acetyltransferase; translation: MDKQNNYSKEALELAQYIYENDPAATSVEEVTDLYPGFKAVANHLKAHELYLEGEMYEARKLSEESRTATGIEIHPGAKLGNNIFIDHGMGVVIGETAVLGDRAKLYHGVTLGGAGNEKGKKRHPTIQHDVEIGANATLLGNITVGHHAKVGAGAVVLKDVPPYATAVGVPARIILHDKNWNRIGEYQI
- the cysK gene encoding cysteine synthase A, with amino-acid sequence MLFENVVDAIGYTPTVKINGLDDSYADVYVKLEKNNPSGSVKDRPVKYIIQDLLDKGELKPGGTIVESTSGNTGVGLAMVGAALGIKVIIVMPDSMSVERRKLMQAYGAELVLTPASGGMSLAGEKADEIAKEKNAPVFGQFINEANVKSHQETTAREVLEDVPDVDGFVAGIGTGGTITGVGRVLKENNPDTVIWSVEPAGSPILTKGEAGSHKIQGLGANFIPDILDQSVIDKIETVTNDEAIDTAVELAKSQGILAGFSSGANYAVALRLAKELGKGKKVVVVLPDSGERYLSSGFFGDGQAE
- a CDS encoding helix-turn-helix domain-containing protein; its protein translation is MDNIKIGNLIAQLRQERGLTQQDIANALSISNKTISKWECGLGAPNISLWADLSTILGADVVDLMEGEMTLNEPDGGNINKIRFYVCPTCHNVLVSTGSASIFCCGRKLTQLEVVEDEHAPNIKTEVVDIDYFITIDHEMTRNHHILFAAYVKGDKYFLNRLYPEQDPTVRMPYMANGQLYLYCIQHGLTKYSI
- a CDS encoding GIY-YIG nuclease family protein, whose translation is MDKKSRKQLINEYKNRKPEMGIISIKNNSTKERFLDISKSIQADLNSHRFKLKANWHPNHRIQVLWNEHSEADFEFSVIKELEYEDSTVDYTEKLEAILMECLEADHYASRLNKE